In one Parageobacillus genomosp. 1 genomic region, the following are encoded:
- the leuS gene encoding leucine--tRNA ligase, which produces MSFNHREIEKKWQDYWEKNKTFKTVDDDDKPKFYVLDMFPYPSGAGLHVGHPEGYTATDILARMKRMQGYNVLHPMGWDAFGLPAEQYALDTGNDPAEFTEKNINTFRRQIKSLGFSYDWDREINTTDPNYYKWTQWIFLKLYEKGLAYIDEVPVNWCPALGTVLANEEVINGRSERGGHPVIRKPMKQWMLRITAYADRLLEDLEELDWPESIKEMQRNWIGRSEGAEIHFAIDGHEETFTVFTTRPDTLFGATYTVLAPEHPLVEKITTPEQKAAVEAYLDAIKSKSDLERTDLAKEKTGVFTGAYAIHPVTGEKLPIWIADYVLMSYGTGAIMAVPAHDERDYEFAKKFNLPIKEVVAGGDIAKEPYTGDGEHINSDFLNGLNKEEAIKKMIEWLEANGKGQKKVSYRLRDWLFSRQRYWGEPIPIIHWEDGTMTPVPEEELPLKLPKTDQIKPSGTGESPLANIKEWVNVVDPKTGKKGRRETNTMPQWAGSCWYYLRYIDPHNDKQLADPEKLKKWLPVDVYIGGAEHAVLHLLYARFWHKFLYDIGVVPTKEPFQKLFNQGMILGENNEKMSKSRGNVVNPDDIVESHGADTLRLYEMFMGPLEASIAWSTKGLDGARRFLDRVWRLFVEENGELNPKIVDNPEIDTLERVYHQTVKKVTEDYEALRFNTAISQLMVFINEAYKAPQLPKAYMEGFVKLLSPVCPHIGEELWQKLGHHDTIAYEPWPTYDESKLVEEEVEIVVQVNGKVRAKLHVRADLSKEELEQIALQDEKIKEHIVGKTVRKVIAVPGKLVNIVAN; this is translated from the coding sequence ATGAGCTTCAACCATCGAGAAATAGAGAAAAAATGGCAGGATTATTGGGAAAAAAATAAAACGTTTAAAACGGTCGATGACGATGACAAGCCGAAATTTTACGTATTGGATATGTTCCCGTATCCGTCGGGAGCAGGGCTGCATGTCGGCCATCCGGAAGGCTACACCGCCACCGATATTTTGGCGCGCATGAAGCGGATGCAAGGCTATAACGTGCTTCATCCGATGGGATGGGACGCGTTCGGCTTGCCGGCGGAGCAATACGCGCTTGATACCGGAAACGACCCGGCGGAATTTACCGAGAAAAACATTAATACGTTCCGCCGCCAAATTAAATCGCTAGGGTTTTCGTACGACTGGGACCGGGAAATCAACACGACCGATCCGAATTACTATAAATGGACGCAATGGATTTTCTTAAAGCTGTATGAAAAAGGATTGGCTTATATAGATGAAGTCCCGGTCAACTGGTGCCCGGCGTTAGGCACGGTGCTTGCCAATGAAGAAGTTATTAACGGCAGAAGCGAACGCGGCGGCCACCCGGTGATCCGCAAGCCGATGAAACAGTGGATGCTTCGCATTACCGCCTACGCGGATCGTTTGCTCGAAGACTTAGAAGAGTTAGATTGGCCGGAAAGCATTAAAGAAATGCAGCGCAACTGGATTGGCCGCTCAGAAGGCGCGGAAATCCATTTTGCAATCGACGGCCATGAGGAAACGTTCACTGTCTTTACGACGCGCCCAGACACATTGTTTGGCGCGACATACACGGTGCTGGCGCCGGAGCATCCGCTCGTTGAAAAAATCACAACTCCAGAGCAAAAAGCAGCAGTGGAAGCGTATTTAGACGCGATTAAAAGCAAGAGCGACCTTGAGCGCACCGATTTGGCGAAAGAAAAAACAGGAGTATTCACCGGCGCATATGCGATTCATCCTGTCACTGGTGAGAAACTGCCAATTTGGATTGCCGATTATGTGTTAATGAGCTACGGTACGGGCGCGATTATGGCCGTGCCAGCGCATGATGAACGCGACTATGAATTTGCGAAAAAATTTAATTTGCCAATCAAAGAAGTTGTCGCCGGCGGCGATATTGCAAAAGAACCGTATACGGGTGACGGAGAACATATTAACTCCGATTTCTTAAACGGTCTAAACAAAGAAGAAGCGATCAAAAAAATGATTGAATGGCTAGAAGCCAATGGAAAAGGACAAAAGAAAGTGTCATACCGCCTCCGCGACTGGCTGTTCAGCCGCCAGCGCTACTGGGGCGAGCCGATCCCGATCATTCACTGGGAAGATGGAACGATGACGCCGGTACCGGAAGAAGAACTGCCATTAAAGCTGCCAAAAACCGATCAAATTAAACCGTCCGGCACGGGAGAGTCGCCGCTTGCCAACATCAAAGAATGGGTGAACGTCGTCGATCCGAAAACAGGCAAAAAAGGGCGCCGCGAAACGAACACGATGCCACAATGGGCCGGAAGCTGCTGGTATTATTTGCGCTATATCGATCCGCACAACGACAAGCAACTGGCCGATCCGGAAAAATTGAAAAAATGGCTGCCGGTTGATGTCTATATCGGCGGGGCGGAGCACGCGGTACTTCACTTATTGTACGCGCGTTTCTGGCATAAGTTTTTATACGACATCGGCGTCGTGCCGACAAAAGAGCCGTTCCAAAAACTGTTTAACCAAGGCATGATTCTTGGCGAAAACAATGAAAAAATGAGCAAATCAAGAGGGAACGTCGTCAATCCGGACGATATTGTCGAGAGCCATGGCGCCGATACGCTGCGGTTATACGAAATGTTTATGGGACCGCTCGAAGCGTCGATCGCTTGGTCGACAAAAGGATTGGACGGAGCGCGCCGCTTCTTAGATCGCGTCTGGCGCTTGTTTGTCGAAGAAAACGGTGAGCTGAACCCAAAAATCGTCGACAATCCGGAAATCGATACGCTTGAGCGCGTATACCATCAAACAGTGAAAAAAGTGACCGAAGATTATGAAGCGCTTCGCTTTAATACGGCGATTTCGCAATTGATGGTGTTTATTAACGAAGCATATAAAGCGCCGCAGCTGCCAAAAGCATATATGGAAGGGTTTGTGAAACTATTATCACCGGTTTGCCCGCATATCGGAGAAGAATTATGGCAAAAACTCGGCCATCACGATACGATCGCGTACGAGCCATGGCCGACGTACGATGAATCGAAACTGGTGGAAGAGGAAGTTGAAATCGTCGTGCAAGTGAACGGTAAAGTGAGAGCGAAGCTGCATGTGCGCGCGGATTTATCGAAAGAGGAACTTGAACAAATAGCATTGCAGGATGAAAAAATTAAAGAACATATCGTTGGCAAAACGGTGCGTAAAGTCATTGCCGTTCCTGGAAAATTGGTGAATATTGTAGCGAACTAA
- a CDS encoding MDR family MFS transporter, with the protein MPRALWILMIGMAMNVTGASFLWPMNTIYVHEQLGKSLSVAGMVLMLNSGASVVGNLAGGLLFDKIGGFKSMMIGIIATMAALVGLVFFHGWPHYAIFLTIIGMGSGIVFPVAAAYAGAIWPEGGRRAFNGLYVAQNIGVAVGSALGGVVASYSFTLIFLANLLLYAVFCLLIVFGLRHVRVAKAAKSKAAEAVKGEARANWYALVTLCIGYFLCWISYVQWPTTIAAYTQALHIPLRQYSLLWTINGALIVLAQPFLSVAIRRWMPYIKRQMLVGFAIFVVSFALLLGADSFVEFAVAMVVLTMAEMIVWPAIPTVASELAPAGKEGFYQGFVNSTATAGRMVGPVLGGVIADYTGMKPLFAALVFFAALAFVTTLFYDRNLSKKQNKEKQTVTG; encoded by the coding sequence ATGCCCCGTGCGCTTTGGATATTAATGATCGGCATGGCCATGAATGTGACAGGGGCTTCTTTTTTATGGCCGATGAATACGATTTACGTTCATGAGCAGCTTGGCAAATCACTCTCTGTCGCTGGAATGGTGCTCATGCTCAATTCCGGGGCAAGCGTGGTTGGAAACTTAGCCGGAGGGCTATTGTTTGATAAAATTGGCGGTTTTAAGTCGATGATGATCGGAATTATCGCGACGATGGCTGCGCTTGTTGGCCTTGTTTTCTTTCATGGCTGGCCGCATTACGCCATCTTTTTAACGATCATCGGGATGGGAAGCGGGATTGTATTCCCAGTAGCGGCTGCGTATGCGGGCGCAATTTGGCCAGAGGGCGGAAGACGAGCGTTTAACGGGCTTTATGTCGCGCAAAACATCGGCGTGGCGGTTGGTTCGGCGCTTGGCGGCGTAGTGGCGTCGTATTCGTTTACGCTTATTTTCCTTGCCAATTTATTGCTATACGCCGTCTTTTGCTTGCTTATCGTGTTTGGATTGCGTCATGTCCGCGTCGCCAAAGCGGCAAAATCAAAGGCGGCGGAAGCGGTAAAAGGAGAGGCACGCGCCAATTGGTACGCGCTCGTGACGCTTTGTATCGGTTATTTTTTATGCTGGATCAGCTATGTACAATGGCCGACGACGATTGCCGCTTATACGCAGGCCCTTCATATTCCGCTGCGGCAATATAGTCTCCTTTGGACAATCAACGGCGCGCTGATTGTATTGGCGCAGCCGTTCTTGTCTGTCGCGATCCGGCGCTGGATGCCTTATATCAAGCGGCAAATGCTGGTTGGGTTTGCGATTTTTGTCGTTTCGTTTGCTTTATTGTTAGGAGCGGATTCATTCGTGGAATTTGCTGTTGCGATGGTCGTCTTGACGATGGCGGAGATGATCGTCTGGCCAGCGATTCCGACGGTGGCAAGCGAGCTCGCTCCTGCAGGAAAAGAAGGGTTTTACCAAGGATTTGTTAACAGCACGGCTACCGCAGGGAGGATGGTCGGCCCGGTGCTTGGTGGGGTGATCGCCGATTACACCGGCATGAAACCGTTGTTTGCCGCGCTTGTTTTCTTTGCCGCGCTTGCGTTTGTCACGACGCTCTTCTATGATCGGAATTTGTCAAAGAAGCAAAACAAGGAGAAACAAACGGTTACAGGATAA
- a CDS encoding YtzC family protein: MATRQSVEEFLQHCEDVIRYAKEQYTEAQKQEHYNITEYTEAQQMLESAVNDLAHLARSCNDQQREQLHRMRLQLEQLQNQMILLDH; encoded by the coding sequence ATGGCAACGCGGCAATCGGTCGAAGAATTTTTGCAGCATTGCGAAGATGTCATTCGTTATGCGAAAGAGCAATACACGGAAGCACAAAAGCAAGAGCATTATAACATAACGGAATATACAGAGGCGCAGCAAATGCTAGAGAGCGCCGTCAACGATTTGGCGCATTTAGCGCGCAGCTGCAACGACCAGCAGCGTGAACAATTGCATCGGATGCGCCTGCAGCTTGAACAGCTGCAAAATCAAATGATTTTACTTGATCATTAA
- a CDS encoding TIGR01212 family radical SAM protein (This family includes YhcC from E. coli K-12, an uncharacterized radical SAM protein.), with protein sequence MAQFNPFPYTNDHKRYHTWNYHLRQTFGHKVFKVALDGGFDCPNRDGTVAYGGCTFCSAAGSGDFAGNRADDLVTQFHTIKEKMHQKWKDGKYLAYFQAFTNTHAPVEVLREKYETVLNLDGVVGLSIATRPDCLPDDVVEYLAELNERTYLWVELGLQTVHERTALLINRAHDFQCFVDGVEKLRKHGIRVCAHIINGLPLEDYNMMMETAKTVASMDIQGIKIHLLHLLKGTPMVKQYEKGLVQFLSFEEYVNLVCDQLEVLPPEMVVHRITGDGPIDLMIGPMWSVNKWEVLNAIDAELERRGSYQGKYYKKEVVRQ encoded by the coding sequence TTGGCACAGTTCAACCCATTTCCATATACAAACGACCATAAGCGTTACCATACGTGGAATTACCATCTGCGGCAGACGTTCGGGCATAAAGTGTTTAAAGTCGCGCTTGACGGCGGCTTTGACTGCCCGAACCGCGACGGGACGGTGGCGTATGGCGGCTGCACGTTTTGCAGTGCGGCAGGATCAGGAGATTTTGCCGGCAATCGTGCTGATGATTTGGTGACACAGTTTCATACCATTAAGGAAAAAATGCATCAAAAATGGAAAGACGGAAAATATTTGGCCTATTTTCAGGCATTTACGAACACGCACGCGCCGGTAGAAGTATTGCGGGAAAAATACGAAACCGTCTTAAACTTAGACGGGGTTGTCGGGTTGTCCATTGCTACGCGCCCGGACTGCCTTCCTGACGATGTTGTGGAATATTTGGCAGAGCTGAACGAGCGCACGTATTTATGGGTCGAGCTCGGTTTGCAGACGGTTCACGAGCGGACGGCCCTTTTGATTAACCGTGCTCATGATTTTCAATGTTTTGTCGACGGAGTCGAAAAACTGCGCAAGCACGGAATCCGCGTTTGTGCGCACATTATTAACGGGCTGCCGCTGGAAGATTACAACATGATGATGGAAACGGCGAAAACGGTGGCAAGCATGGATATACAAGGGATCAAAATCCATTTGCTTCATTTATTAAAAGGAACGCCGATGGTCAAACAATACGAAAAAGGGTTAGTGCAATTTCTATCCTTTGAAGAATACGTGAATCTTGTCTGCGACCAGTTGGAAGTATTGCCGCCGGAAATGGTCGTGCACCGCATCACCGGCGATGGTCCGATCGATCTCATGATCGGTCCGATGTGGAGCGTCAATAAATGGGAAGTGTTAAACGCCATTGACGCCGAACTCGAGCGCCG